The genomic DNA TTCGTCTTTTGAATAATTTTTTTCAATTTCTACGGCTAAAAATAACTCTTCTATTTTGCGTTTGTACGTTTGTTCAGGGGAAAGCAAAGCATTTTTTGTTAGCTGCTGGGTGATTGTACTGCCGCCTCCAGTTATTCTGCCAGCAAGCAGATTTTTGAAAAAAGCCCTGGCAATTCCTTTTATATCGAAGCCGCTGTGTTCATAAAACCGCTCATCTTCGATCGCAATAACAGCATTTTTTACATAATCGGGAAGTTCGTTAATTTTTACGCCTTCTGTCCGGTTTGTTGATACTTTTGTTGCAACATCGCCGTCTTTATCATAAATCACAGTACTTTGTTTTAAACCGTCTTTTAACGACTGTACATTTGCCCGGCTAGCCATAAAAGCAAAAAAGAGAATCGTCAGTAATAGAAACATTAACAAAATTAATAACAATATTTGTGTAATATGCTTCTTTTTCCAAAAGCGTACAATTTCTTCCCAGAATGGCTGTAACCGTTTCATGTTTTCTCACATCTTTCTTCATGACTATTTGTTTTCCATTCGATGTAATTAATACAAACGTTAGTCCCATATATGATTTTACACATAGCTATAAAAAAAATCATTTACTTGTACTAATTACCCAGTTTGCTGACAACTGCTACTTTTGGTGATTTTTGATTAAATGAATAAGATCTTTTACGAATTTCGTCGTAGATTTGTAACATATTTGTCAAACTGTCAAAGAAATTATGATTGTTTTTTTGTTATAGTATTTAGTAATATTCCACATTCAATAGAGAACTTAAATAAAAAATTTTTTTTGTCACCCAATAAGTGGCAAGTTTATTTTTGAGGAGTTTTCATGTTTGCCACATTAATAATGATGTTTAATATTGTGAAATTATGAACATGTATTTATGTGAAATCATGAACATGTTATCACCTCAGGATAAATTCTGTTGAATATCTTAAGGGAGGAAATGCCATTGATCAAGGTGCATAGTTATGTGAAATTATGAACATGATATCATGTCATGACAAATTCTGATGAACATCTTAAGGGAGGAAAAACTATTGATCAATGTACGTAGTTATGTGAAATAATGAACATATAGTTATGTGAAATTGTGAACATGATATAACCTAGGTCACATATGGGCGAAATTCTTAAAGGAGGAACTACTATGGATCCAGTAATGTTGGCAAGAATACAGTTTGCTTTAACTACAATCTACCACTTCTTCTTCGTGCCGCTTACCATTGGCCTTGCATTTATTATTGCTCTGATGCAAACATTATACGTTGTGAAGAAAAAAGAGATTTATAAAAAAATGGCAAAATTCTGGGGACATTTGTTCCTGATTAACTTTGCTGTAGGGGTTGTAACAGGAATTATTCAGGAATTCCAATTTGGAATGAACTGGTCAGATTATTCTAGATTTGTCGGTGACGTTTTCGGGGCGCCTCTGGCCATTGAAGCATTGCTTGCCTTTTTTATGGAATCAACTTTTATCGGCCTTTGGATTTTTGGCTGGGATCGTTTACCTAAAAAAGTGCACTTGGCAAGCATTTGGCTGGTATCTATCGGGTCCATGCTTTCCGGTTTTTGGATTTTAACGGCAAACGCCTTTATGCAAGTGCCTGTTGGTTATGAAATGAGAAATGGCAGGGCGGAAATGGTTGACTTTCTAGCGCTTATATCCAATGGACAATTATGGGTGGAGTTTCCACATGTTATCACAGGTGCATTGTGTACCGGAGCATTCTTTGTTGCAGGTGTTAGTGCCTATAACTTATTAAAAAAGAAACATATCGAATTTTACAAGAAATCGATGAATATCGCCTTAATCATTGGTTTAATTGGCAGTTTGGGTGCAGCCTTCAGCGGACACGATCAAGCGCAATATCTTGTGAAAACACAGCCAATGAAAATGGCAGCTGCAGAGGGCATTTGGGAAGATACGCCCGATCCTGCACCTTGGTCAGTATTTGCTTTGATTGATACAAAAAATCAGGAAAATAAGTTTGAAATAAATATTCCTTATGCATTAAGCTATTTATCTTATTCTAAATTTGAAGGCAGTTTAAAAGGAATGAAAACTCTACAAGCCGAATATGCGAAAAAATATGATCGAGTCGTTGGCGAAGGTACGAATTATATTCCTCCAGTCAAGACGACGTATTGGAGCTTCCGTTTAATGGTAGGATTTGGTGCAGCGATGATATTATTATCGATGCTTGGTCTGTATCTTTGGAAAAAGGGACGCCTTGAACAAAGCAACATGTTTTTGAAAATCCTAGTTCTTTCAATCTCATTTCCGTTTTTGGCAAACACTTTCGGATGGGTCATGACTGAAGTTGGACGTCAGCCATGGACGGTATTTGGATTGATGACAACAGCTGACGCTGTTTCACCGAATGTTTCTTCAGGGACAATTTTATTTTCTATTATTATGTACATGCTGATTTTCACGATTCTTGCAAGTGTCATGGTTTATTTAATGGTTCGAGAAATTAAACGAGGACCGGAGCATCAAGGTGTAAAATCTACTGTATTAACAGATCCATTCAATAAGGCAGGTGTTTAAAATGGAATTGAGTGAACTTTGGTTTGTTTTAATCTCCGTACTCTTTATTGGATTCTTCTTTCTTGAAGGTTTTGATTTTGGCGTAGGAATGTCGACTCGTTTCCTTGCTCGTGATCAAAAAGAGAGGACCGTAATGGTGAATACAATCGGTCCTTTTTGGGACGCGAATGAAGTATGGCTTATAGCTGGAGCGGGCGCCATTTTTGCAGCCTTTCCACATTGGTATGCAACTATGTTCAGCGGCTATTACTTACTGATGCTGGCAGTTTTGCTAAGCCTAATTGGTCGCGGTGTTTCTTTTGAATTTCGCCGCAAAGTTGCAGACCCACGCTGGACGAATATGTGGGACTGGGTAATCTTTTTTGGAAGCTTGCTGCCGCCGTTTCTACTAGGTGTCCTGTTTACAAGTATGCTTAAGGGTGTGCCGATCCATAAAGATATGAATATGGACGCCGGTTTTTCGGATGTTATGAATATTTATTCAATTTGGGGCGGTTTAACGATTACATTACTGTGTTTATTGCATGGTTTGACTTTCCTATCTCTAAAAACAGAAGGAGAGATCAGACAACGGTCGGCTGCATTGGCTAAAAAAGTGTTTTTGGCCGTTTTTGGATCGCTTGTCGTCTTTGCAGGACTCTCTTGGTTTATGACAGATATTTTTGAAGTACGCCGTATTCCAGAGATAATAATTGTCGCATTGATTGTGCTGGCATGTGGTTTATCATACTATTTCATTATCAAAAAGCGCGAAGGAATGGCATTCACTATGACGGGGCTTGGAATCGTGTTAACGGTATCATCAATTTTCGTTGGACTGTTCCCAAGAGTGATGGTCAGCTCTTTGAATAAAGCTTTTCATTTAACGGTTTACAACGCATCCAGCGGGGCATACTCTCTAAAAGTAATGACAATTGTGGCTGCAACTATATTACCATTTGTATTAGGGTATACTATTTGGAGCTACTATATTTTCCGCAAACGAGTATCTGACAAGGAGCATTTAACATACTGATGGATAAAACGCTGCTCTCGTACAAAGGGATTAAGCCGGTCCTGGCTGGACTTGCGATATTAACGGCTATTCAAAGTATTATCATTATTATTCAGGCTTATTTTTTGGCAGACGCAATCTCCTCCCTTTTTGGGGGAGATTTGTTTGCTATTGTCTTTAAAAAGTTAGCCATTTTCTTTATTGCAATAGTCGTACGACAACTGATTAATATATTGAAAAAAAATATGGCGTACCGTTTTGCTGCCAGAACGAGTGAAGAGTTCCGGAAGTCGTTGTTGCAAAAGTTGTTTCAGCTCGGCCCTCGTTTTGTAAAAGAAGAAGGTTCCGGGCAGACAGTCACCTTGGTCATTGAAGGCATTATGAAGTTTCGCCGCTATTTAGAGCTTGTTCTTCCGAAATTTATGAATTCGGCAATTATACCTGTCATGATTTGCATCTTTATTTTTTTAAAAGATATCCGTTCTTCTGTTATTTTAATCCTGTCTTTTCCGATACTTATTGTCTTTATGATTCTCCTAGGATTGGCGGCAAAAAGTAAGGCTGACCGCCAATATGAATCTTATCAAATGCTGTCAAATCATTTTGTTGATTCGTTGAGAGGATTGGAAACACTCAAATACTTGGGATTAAGCAAGCAGCATATCAACAAAATTATAATAGTAAGCGAAAGATATCGACGGGCTACAATGGGAACTTTGCGTATAGCCTTTTTATCTTCGTTTGCATTGGATTTTATTACAATGCTGTCAATAGCGACTGTTGCTGTTTTTCTTGGAATAGGATTAATTAACGGCACAATGGAGTTGCATAAAGCATTGACCATTCTTATCCTTGCACCGGAATATTTCCTCCCAATTAGGGAGGTTGGTGCAGATTACCATGCGACACTTGACGGAAAAGAAGCAGGCAAAAAGGTTCAGGAAATCATCGACAAAGAATCGCTGCAGCAAAAACAAGAGACTATCCCCCTTTGGAAACCAACTAGTACATTTTCTGTTAAAGGAATAAGTATTCATTTATCAGACAGTGATCGTCCAGCTTTGCAAAACATCCAATTTTCTGTCTCAGGCTCAAAAAAAATTGGGATTATTGGAGCCAGTGGTGCAGGAAAATCTACATTGATTGATTTATTAAGTGGATTTTTAACACCTTCGTCAGGTGAATTTCAGGTGAATGGCAAGAAGTTAACAACTTTATCTCAAGTACATTGGCAAAGACAAATTACATATATACCCCAACATCCTTATCTATTTCACGATACCGTTTTAAACAATATTCGCTTTTATTATCCGGAGGCAACAGAAAAAGAAGTAGAGGAGGCTGCAGAGAGAGCAGGCCTAACTGAAGTGATTCAATCGCTGCCCCAGGGATTCGAGACGATCATAGGGGAGGGTGGACGGACCCTTAGCGGTGGACAAGAACAACGGATAGCCCTTGCACGCGCATTCTTGGGCAATCGTCCTGTCATCATGCTTGATGAGCCAACTGCCCATCTTGACATTGAAACAGAATACGAATTAAAAGAGACGATGTTGCAATTGTTTAACGGAAAGCTTGTATTTTTTGCTACACATCGCTTGCATTGGATGCTTGATATGGATCTAATCATCGTCCTTGATCAAGGAAAAATTGTTGAAATCGGAACACACGAAGAGTTAATAGGGAAGAATTCTACTTATTATCAGCTTGTTAAAACACAAATGGAGGGCATCTAATGAACAAGGAGAATTGGATTTTCCCGTATTTGCGTCAATATAGCGGCTTGTTTGCGTTGGCTATTCTACTTGGTTCGCTTACTATTCTCTTTGGCGGAGCATTGATGTTTTCTTCTGGTTATTTAATTTCTAAAGCGGCAACTCAACCAGAATCAATTTTAATGGTTTATGTGCCGATTGTTGGTGTCCGTGCATTCGGAATTGGCCGAGCTGTGCTTAGCTATGTGGAGAGGTTGACAGGGCACCAATTTATTTTGAAAATACTTTCCGACATGCGCGTCCGCTTATATAAAATCATCGAGCCGCAAGCCTTGTTTCTGCGTTCACGCTTACGCACGGGCGACATTCTTGGAGTACTTGCCAATGATATTGAACATCTGCAGGATTTTTACTTAAAAACACTGTTTCCTTCGATTATTTCATTATTCATTTACACATTGATTATCATTTGTGCTGGACTTTTCTCGATATCATTCGCAATTCTCTTGGCTGTATTTATCGGGTTGTTGATTTTTGTTGGTCCAATTCTTTCATTTATTTATACGAAAACAAAAAATGAACAATTGAAAAGGGGAAGACACCAACTTTATCAACAGTTGACCGATACGATTTTTGGCATCAGCGACTGGATTTTTAGTGGGAAATACGAGACTTTTATTCAGCGATATGAAGAACAAGAATATCAACTGCTTGCAATTGAAACGAAGAAACAAACCTTTGTGAACTGGCGAGACGTTTTGAATCAGATGGTGCTTGGTGGCATTGTGGTATTTGCTATCTATTGGGCCAATGAGCAAACACTAAGAGGAGAATTCTCTCCTACGTTCATTGCTGCTTGTGGTCTCGCAGCACTGTCCTTGTTGGAATCCTTTTTACCGATTGCAGGGGCAGTCAGTGAAACAACAACCTATCAAGATTCATTAAAGCGCCTTGATGACATACAAGCAGAAGCTCTACCTTGGATAGAA from Bacillus methanolicus MGA3 includes the following:
- a CDS encoding cytochrome ubiquinol oxidase subunit I; this encodes MDPVMLARIQFALTTIYHFFFVPLTIGLAFIIALMQTLYVVKKKEIYKKMAKFWGHLFLINFAVGVVTGIIQEFQFGMNWSDYSRFVGDVFGAPLAIEALLAFFMESTFIGLWIFGWDRLPKKVHLASIWLVSIGSMLSGFWILTANAFMQVPVGYEMRNGRAEMVDFLALISNGQLWVEFPHVITGALCTGAFFVAGVSAYNLLKKKHIEFYKKSMNIALIIGLIGSLGAAFSGHDQAQYLVKTQPMKMAAAEGIWEDTPDPAPWSVFALIDTKNQENKFEINIPYALSYLSYSKFEGSLKGMKTLQAEYAKKYDRVVGEGTNYIPPVKTTYWSFRLMVGFGAAMILLSMLGLYLWKKGRLEQSNMFLKILVLSISFPFLANTFGWVMTEVGRQPWTVFGLMTTADAVSPNVSSGTILFSIIMYMLIFTILASVMVYLMVREIKRGPEHQGVKSTVLTDPFNKAGV
- the cydB gene encoding cytochrome d ubiquinol oxidase subunit II gives rise to the protein MELSELWFVLISVLFIGFFFLEGFDFGVGMSTRFLARDQKERTVMVNTIGPFWDANEVWLIAGAGAIFAAFPHWYATMFSGYYLLMLAVLLSLIGRGVSFEFRRKVADPRWTNMWDWVIFFGSLLPPFLLGVLFTSMLKGVPIHKDMNMDAGFSDVMNIYSIWGGLTITLLCLLHGLTFLSLKTEGEIRQRSAALAKKVFLAVFGSLVVFAGLSWFMTDIFEVRRIPEIIIVALIVLACGLSYYFIIKKREGMAFTMTGLGIVLTVSSIFVGLFPRVMVSSLNKAFHLTVYNASSGAYSLKVMTIVAATILPFVLGYTIWSYYIFRKRVSDKEHLTY
- the cydD gene encoding thiol reductant ABC exporter subunit CydD, encoding MDKTLLSYKGIKPVLAGLAILTAIQSIIIIIQAYFLADAISSLFGGDLFAIVFKKLAIFFIAIVVRQLINILKKNMAYRFAARTSEEFRKSLLQKLFQLGPRFVKEEGSGQTVTLVIEGIMKFRRYLELVLPKFMNSAIIPVMICIFIFLKDIRSSVILILSFPILIVFMILLGLAAKSKADRQYESYQMLSNHFVDSLRGLETLKYLGLSKQHINKIIIVSERYRRATMGTLRIAFLSSFALDFITMLSIATVAVFLGIGLINGTMELHKALTILILAPEYFLPIREVGADYHATLDGKEAGKKVQEIIDKESLQQKQETIPLWKPTSTFSVKGISIHLSDSDRPALQNIQFSVSGSKKIGIIGASGAGKSTLIDLLSGFLTPSSGEFQVNGKKLTTLSQVHWQRQITYIPQHPYLFHDTVLNNIRFYYPEATEKEVEEAAERAGLTEVIQSLPQGFETIIGEGGRTLSGGQEQRIALARAFLGNRPVIMLDEPTAHLDIETEYELKETMLQLFNGKLVFFATHRLHWMLDMDLIIVLDQGKIVEIGTHEELIGKNSTYYQLVKTQMEGI
- the cydC gene encoding thiol reductant ABC exporter subunit CydC: MNKENWIFPYLRQYSGLFALAILLGSLTILFGGALMFSSGYLISKAATQPESILMVYVPIVGVRAFGIGRAVLSYVERLTGHQFILKILSDMRVRLYKIIEPQALFLRSRLRTGDILGVLANDIEHLQDFYLKTLFPSIISLFIYTLIIICAGLFSISFAILLAVFIGLLIFVGPILSFIYTKTKNEQLKRGRHQLYQQLTDTIFGISDWIFSGKYETFIQRYEEQEYQLLAIETKKQTFVNWRDVLNQMVLGGIVVFAIYWANEQTLRGEFSPTFIAACGLAALSLLESFLPIAGAVSETTTYQDSLKRLDDIQAEALPWIESENLKDLPVISQATIEINHLSFGQLSETPLLDDFSLKIEQGEKIAIIGRSGAGKSTLLKLIQGVLVPTSGEVRINGLNVNELASTIPKLMSVLNQKPYLFNTTVMNNIRLGNPEATDEEVYEAAKMVQLHQMIMQLPKGYETYMHETGQRFSGGERQRIAVARILLQKTPIVIMDEPTVGLDPITEANLLADIFDTLKGKTIIWVTHHLIGVEKMDRILFLEKGKITMDGSHQQLLEKEERYRRLYALDRPFYMNR